From the Deinococcus radiophilus genome, one window contains:
- a CDS encoding helix-turn-helix domain-containing protein, with protein sequence MTLTLKNDQWVTWQGREGRVVRSISLHDAQLRDRNGDIFTAPIAELMPLDIAQSARPVRTVDSQKNQVIFQQAQQRLDAIRPLLDLGLLRKRRHVEQRAQELNCSPATLYRWIRNYESGDFNSLVHQRRRDAGKGRLSEEVEQVMQRLIDRRYLTSQRPTMTEVYRTLLLEIQTMNNNRAEGEPEVLAPTYQTFRRRIYQTSERKRVSRRYGEGAAKRSDPITGRYPGATYPLAVVQADHTQLDIKLVDSVHRQPMAGRPWITLVMDVFSRVVLGFHISLDAPSTYSVGQALTHAILPKTLWLARHREEVKRVLGDLTDEELEIDWPCWGKPVKFMVDNGREFWGEMLHRTCAQYAIDQEFRPVLRPEYGSHIERILGTVAVELHSLPGTTFSNIAERGKYDSEARATMTFEGLQVWLTAFLLGAYHNREHSELGMTPLEMWEKGLLEGTETHPPTGLPAIFTGDRAERLKMDLLPFFEATVQREGVRNEGMVYQDPVLHAYVKAKHPERTTRSRLFTFRYDPTDISQVYFLDPELNRYFPVRCIQPDFPSISIWEMRAAKKFGKAQGLEVKDTRTIMNAYQLMRRVAEREEEQTKHTRREQERRRQRARAPKATDSVAKPKLSTKRPALSVFSDLGDIQPFDDIDT encoded by the coding sequence ATGACGCTAACGCTGAAGAATGATCAGTGGGTCACCTGGCAAGGTCGGGAAGGCCGTGTCGTTCGTAGCATCTCCCTGCATGACGCGCAGCTGCGTGACCGCAATGGAGATATCTTTACAGCTCCCATTGCAGAGCTGATGCCCCTCGACATAGCGCAGAGTGCCCGTCCTGTGCGGACTGTCGATTCCCAGAAAAATCAGGTTATCTTTCAGCAAGCCCAACAGCGTTTAGATGCCATCAGGCCGTTGCTAGACCTTGGACTTTTGAGAAAACGCCGTCATGTTGAACAGCGGGCGCAGGAGCTGAACTGTAGTCCAGCGACACTCTACCGTTGGATTAGAAACTACGAATCAGGTGACTTCAATAGCTTGGTCCACCAGCGCCGCAGGGACGCTGGAAAAGGAAGGCTATCAGAGGAGGTAGAACAGGTCATGCAGCGACTGATTGATCGGCGCTATCTGACCTCCCAGCGCCCCACAATGACCGAGGTGTACCGGACGCTACTGCTGGAAATCCAGACCATGAACAATAACCGTGCCGAGGGCGAGCCAGAGGTGCTGGCCCCTACCTATCAGACATTCCGCCGCCGCATTTATCAGACTTCGGAACGCAAACGTGTCAGCCGGCGTTACGGTGAGGGTGCGGCCAAACGTTCAGACCCAATCACTGGGCGTTATCCAGGGGCCACTTATCCCCTGGCTGTAGTGCAGGCTGATCATACCCAGTTGGATATCAAACTGGTGGATAGCGTTCATCGTCAACCAATGGCAGGGCGGCCCTGGATCACTCTGGTCATGGACGTATTCAGCCGGGTTGTGCTTGGCTTCCATATCTCGCTTGACGCTCCGAGCACGTATTCAGTAGGTCAAGCATTGACACACGCCATTCTGCCTAAAACTCTGTGGCTGGCCCGTCACCGTGAGGAAGTCAAGCGGGTACTAGGAGATCTCACTGATGAGGAGTTGGAGATTGACTGGCCTTGCTGGGGTAAGCCAGTTAAATTCATGGTAGATAACGGGCGGGAGTTTTGGGGGGAGATGCTCCACCGGACTTGTGCGCAGTACGCCATTGACCAGGAGTTCCGCCCTGTTCTGCGTCCGGAATATGGGAGTCATATTGAACGCATTTTGGGAACAGTCGCAGTAGAGTTGCATAGCCTCCCAGGGACAACATTCAGCAATATTGCCGAGCGGGGCAAATATGATTCTGAGGCCAGGGCAACCATGACTTTCGAAGGATTGCAGGTCTGGCTCACGGCTTTTTTACTTGGGGCCTATCACAATAGAGAACACTCTGAACTTGGCATGACGCCATTGGAAATGTGGGAAAAGGGTCTTCTTGAAGGCACAGAAACGCACCCGCCAACAGGTCTACCAGCTATCTTCACCGGTGACCGGGCTGAGCGACTCAAGATGGATCTCCTTCCATTCTTCGAAGCAACAGTACAACGTGAAGGTGTTCGTAACGAGGGCATGGTTTACCAAGATCCAGTTCTGCATGCCTACGTTAAAGCAAAGCACCCGGAACGGACTACTCGTTCAAGACTGTTTACCTTTCGCTATGACCCGACGGATATCAGTCAAGTGTATTTCCTTGATCCGGAGCTGAATCGGTACTTTCCAGTGCGGTGTATCCAACCAGATTTTCCGAGTATCAGCATCTGGGAGATGCGTGCTGCCAAGAAGTTTGGAAAAGCACAGGGGCTGGAGGTCAAGGACACCCGCACGATCATGAATGCCTATCAGTTGATGCGCCGGGTGGCTGAACGTGAAGAGGAGCAAACCAAGCATACCCGCCGTGAGCAGGAACGTCGTCGGCAGCGGGCACGGGCCCCTAAAGCCACAGACAGTGTAGCCAAGCCTAAGCTGTCCACCAAGCGCCCAGCTCTAAGCGTCTTCAGTGATCTTGGAGATATTCAGCCCTTTGACGATATTGATACCTAA
- a CDS encoding heteromeric transposase endonuclease subunit TnsA, translated as MSYKGSNGRKKSYVPDTLVYYRDGQSPCLFEVKHVEQLRENPVEYRLRFQAARAYAREQGWRFSTTTERSIRGITLDNITFLRQFLDPNREFQAEDLAFLTQAVNGPTTPRAIFASLPLARKGTLLPVFWYLVASGEIQLSLQERLSMDSAIWRTP; from the coding sequence TTGTCTTACAAGGGTAGTAACGGACGCAAGAAAAGTTATGTACCAGATACTCTGGTCTATTATCGGGATGGACAGTCTCCCTGCTTGTTCGAGGTCAAGCATGTTGAGCAACTGCGCGAAAACCCTGTGGAGTACCGCTTACGATTTCAAGCAGCGCGTGCCTATGCTCGTGAGCAGGGTTGGCGTTTTAGTACCACCACGGAACGGTCCATTCGCGGCATCACGCTGGATAACATCACCTTTCTCCGCCAGTTCCTTGACCCAAATCGGGAGTTCCAGGCCGAAGACTTGGCGTTCCTAACGCAAGCTGTAAATGGTCCTACAACTCCGCGTGCCATTTTTGCTTCCTTGCCTCTAGCCCGTAAGGGAACTCTGCTACCTGTGTTTTGGTACTTGGTGGCCTCTGGTGAGATTCAACTCTCGCTTCAAGAACGGCTCAGTATGGATAGTGCGATCTGGAGGACTCCATGA
- a CDS encoding phytoene desaturase family protein, whose product MTLDAVVVGAGSNGLSAAITLARAGLKVQLLEAHDRVGGGLSSIGSGGFIFDQGSAIHPLGYASPAWQEWPLHAFGLDWVHSPAPFVHLWWDGQARTLPQKLDNAVQQLGVDGPAWRALFGPLVHGQAALLEDTLRPLLRVPRHPFLLARFGLAALPPADLSARIFRTSQARALWAGLAAHVNLPMHTPGAGAAGLMLGTAAHAGGWPFPRGGAQSLADALAEYFRFLGGEIRTGVRVKSRADLPPARAVLVDSSPAVARQLLQRSTPAYDAWLDHFRYGLGVLKVDYALSGPVPWLDPAATQAATLHIGGSLEEIRAAELGAARGELSAQPFILAAQHTLFDSSRAPAGGHTLWAYTHAPADVSPAYAQTIDAALERLAPGFRQLVVHRRVSTSRDIQAFSPVFGGGDVNGGRFDLPGLLARPVPTPTPYRTPDPQVYLCSSSTPPGGGVHGMCGYHAAQAALHDLFGLG is encoded by the coding sequence ATGACCCTGGACGCAGTTGTCGTCGGGGCTGGCTCAAATGGACTGAGTGCGGCCATTACCCTGGCCCGCGCTGGCCTGAAGGTGCAACTGCTGGAGGCCCATGACCGCGTGGGCGGCGGCCTGAGCAGTATAGGCAGCGGCGGATTCATATTTGATCAGGGCAGCGCCATTCACCCGCTGGGCTATGCCTCACCCGCGTGGCAGGAATGGCCTCTGCACGCTTTTGGACTGGACTGGGTACATTCGCCCGCGCCATTCGTCCATCTGTGGTGGGACGGTCAAGCGCGGACGCTGCCACAGAAGCTGGATAATGCGGTCCAGCAGCTGGGGGTGGACGGCCCCGCCTGGCGGGCTCTGTTCGGACCGCTGGTCCACGGCCAGGCGGCGCTCCTGGAAGACACTTTGCGGCCCTTGCTGCGTGTACCACGCCATCCCTTTCTGCTGGCCCGCTTTGGCCTGGCGGCGCTGCCCCCAGCAGACCTGAGTGCCCGCATTTTCCGCACTTCGCAGGCACGGGCGCTGTGGGCCGGGCTGGCCGCCCATGTCAACCTGCCGATGCACACCCCTGGTGCGGGAGCCGCTGGCCTGATGCTGGGGACGGCAGCCCACGCTGGCGGCTGGCCTTTTCCACGCGGTGGAGCGCAGTCCCTGGCCGACGCCCTCGCCGAATATTTCCGCTTTCTCGGGGGCGAGATTCGCACTGGAGTCCGGGTCAAGTCACGCGCTGATCTGCCACCCGCCCGCGCCGTGTTGGTGGATTCCAGCCCGGCAGTCGCCCGCCAGCTGCTGCAGCGTTCTACCCCCGCCTACGACGCTTGGCTGGACCACTTTCGCTACGGGCTGGGCGTGTTGAAAGTGGATTATGCCCTGAGCGGCCCAGTCCCCTGGCTGGACCCTGCCGCCACGCAGGCCGCCACCCTGCACATCGGCGGCAGCCTGGAGGAGATCCGCGCTGCCGAACTGGGGGCAGCGCGCGGCGAACTCTCAGCCCAGCCCTTTATCCTGGCCGCGCAGCACACCCTGTTTGACTCCAGCCGTGCGCCTGCTGGCGGTCATACCCTGTGGGCTTATACCCACGCTCCTGCCGACGTCTCCCCGGCTTACGCGCAGACCATAGACGCTGCCCTGGAAAGGCTGGCACCTGGCTTCCGTCAGCTGGTGGTCCACCGGAGAGTCAGTACCTCACGGGACATCCAGGCTTTTAGTCCGGTCTTCGGCGGTGGGGATGTCAACGGAGGACGTTTTGACCTGCCAGGCCTGCTGGCGCGCCCAGTGCCGACCCCCACGCCGTACCGCACACCCGATCCGCAGGTGTATTTATGCAGTTCTTCGACCCCACCGGGGGGCGGAGTGCATGGCATGTGCGGGTATCACGCCGCTCAGGCTGCGCTACATGACCTCTTTGGGCTGGGCTGA
- a CDS encoding HU family DNA-binding protein — translation MNKQKVAKAELAARISERTGLTRKQASDVVSAATGLMIGALRTGQTVGLPNLGTFSISRTAERQGVRPGTTDRITIPAGKKVRFKISTGLKDKL, via the coding sequence ATGAACAAACAAAAAGTCGCCAAGGCCGAACTGGCCGCACGTATCAGTGAGCGCACTGGTCTGACCCGCAAGCAAGCTTCTGACGTCGTTTCTGCCGCAACTGGCTTGATGATCGGTGCCTTACGGACCGGACAAACGGTGGGTCTGCCCAATCTGGGCACCTTCAGCATTTCGCGGACCGCCGAGCGTCAGGGGGTACGCCCCGGCACCACCGACCGCATCACCATTCCCGCCGGGAAAAAGGTGCGGTTCAAGATCAGTACGGGGCTGAAAGACAAATTGTAA
- a CDS encoding HesA/MoeB/ThiF family protein encodes MPPTHVRRLTRSELRRYSRPLLVPEWQRAGAQERLGDARVLLVGAGGLGCAVAAAVAGAGVGRLRISDHDVIDISNLHRQLLFRSQDVGRAKAAVMAAQVQAINPFVQPEVVPALTPENAAELLSGVTLAIDATDNLAARYALAEAAHAAQVPCVWGAASGTSGMVTVFSGGRRLHDLFPPGGAAADSCDEAGVLGPVPALVGQMMALEALKVLGGVGQTLEGRLWTFDGLSGRVRVIALPPAS; translated from the coding sequence ATGCCTCCTACCCATGTCCGACGTTTGACCCGTTCCGAACTGCGCCGCTACAGCCGCCCGCTGCTCGTTCCAGAGTGGCAGCGGGCTGGGGCGCAGGAGCGTCTGGGGGACGCACGGGTACTGCTGGTTGGTGCGGGCGGACTGGGCTGCGCGGTGGCTGCAGCAGTGGCGGGGGCCGGGGTGGGACGGTTACGCATCAGCGACCATGACGTGATTGATATCAGCAATTTGCACCGTCAACTGCTGTTCCGCAGTCAGGATGTAGGCCGCGCCAAGGCTGCTGTGATGGCCGCGCAGGTCCAGGCCATTAACCCCTTCGTGCAGCCTGAGGTGGTCCCGGCCCTGACTCCGGAGAACGCCGCTGAGTTGCTGAGTGGCGTCACACTGGCCATAGATGCCACCGACAATTTGGCGGCGCGCTACGCCCTGGCCGAAGCTGCCCACGCTGCCCAGGTGCCCTGTGTCTGGGGGGCCGCCAGTGGCACGTCGGGCATGGTCACCGTGTTCAGTGGTGGGCGGCGGCTGCATGACCTGTTTCCGCCTGGGGGCGCGGCTGCCGACAGTTGCGACGAGGCCGGCGTGCTGGGGCCTGTGCCTGCACTGGTCGGTCAGATGATGGCGCTGGAAGCCCTCAAGGTGCTGGGCGGCGTAGGGCAGACCCTGGAAGGGCGACTGTGGACCTTCGATGGCCTCAGTGGCCGGGTCCGCGTGATCGCCCTACCCCCCGCATCCTAA
- a CDS encoding glycerol-3-phosphate acyltransferase: MWLLLSLLAYALGSLPAGILYSRWRGEDIRSADLPGGSGSWRQYGPAVGVGVAVMDGLRGALAVWLAYALMPQYPELGAALAAFFVVLGHCYPVFFGFRGGGGIATLIGALAVAAPQRLLGAVLAAAVMMPLYKLILQKYVGLNVVPVVAGLAVPVALWLAATQGGLWATLTGSLAMGLRAIHLLFQMHGERQP, translated from the coding sequence ATGTGGCTGCTTCTTTCCCTGCTGGCGTACGCGCTGGGATCACTGCCAGCGGGCATTCTGTATTCCCGCTGGCGTGGCGAGGATATCCGCAGTGCCGACCTCCCAGGGGGCAGCGGCAGCTGGCGGCAGTATGGTCCGGCGGTGGGTGTCGGAGTCGCAGTGATGGATGGGTTGCGCGGCGCACTGGCCGTCTGGCTGGCCTATGCCCTCATGCCGCAGTACCCTGAACTGGGCGCGGCACTGGCAGCTTTTTTCGTGGTGTTGGGTCACTGCTACCCGGTGTTTTTCGGCTTTCGGGGGGGTGGCGGTATCGCCACGCTGATCGGGGCACTGGCGGTGGCTGCGCCGCAGCGCCTGCTGGGCGCAGTGCTGGCCGCCGCAGTCATGATGCCGCTGTACAAATTGATCTTGCAAAAATATGTGGGCCTGAACGTGGTGCCGGTGGTCGCTGGTCTGGCCGTCCCCGTGGCGCTGTGGCTGGCAGCGACTCAGGGGGGGCTGTGGGCTACGCTGACTGGCTCATTGGCGATGGGTCTGCGGGCTATACACCTGCTGTTCCAGATGCACGGAGAGCGCCAGCCGTGA
- a CDS encoding stalk domain-containing protein, with protein sequence MSSSGRPMLFRPPRTAAWLRMGLLSLALGLAGSAAAQLQLTFSVGQPGVRINGQGAQITAPQIVDGRTMLPLNDTVLLLGYHLTRNGNVVSVVGGDLAVDLGSGYATVRGQRQGAGNVAVLNGKLFVSARVIAAGLGGELSVGDGSVLTLSAQPRGAFVPRPPATPQPAAPTPTAPRPSFPAPSPAPVPGPVQPAPPQARFSTDKASYAPGERIIWTEYSYDPEGGGLTARNWTGKQDVYWAPGNYAVSLQVTNGKGQTSAPFSRTIRVQGAAVDTPVTHALRYGQIGDRFADSRVLTYPALTMGQLSPRPVPLLFSDSPEKPQQSGVLYQDQVSGEARLLGYHVNDLGRPARMYIMIRNLESRPVSVALNRQGETAPSRIEGILGQVTLMDYFSSPARSTVNLAPGQVSALYASPTLNPGHGVSILQDLQSSGRVVVSFVMAEASLPMNDATLRSLPYLPLDGRHQRGTFQGADRPMTAQLGQLPARVVIGDGQHDPVLTGRDTVTGAGQRLAGNYGVLYDMEFTGASGTAIALSPRGGLYRGAMRIIDGDLTQVIKLPREGNALTPDEPHLLWRAKSDRVRIQFMPSNGSALPVNLVFYRLPEGTYKWYQP encoded by the coding sequence ATGTCTAGTTCTGGCCGCCCTATGTTGTTTCGTCCTCCCCGCACCGCTGCCTGGCTCCGTATGGGCCTGCTCAGCCTGGCGCTGGGCCTTGCCGGGTCCGCTGCCGCTCAGTTGCAGCTGACCTTCAGCGTTGGGCAACCTGGGGTGAGAATCAACGGACAGGGTGCCCAGATCACGGCCCCGCAGATCGTGGATGGCCGCACCATGCTGCCTTTGAACGACACCGTGCTGCTGCTGGGCTACCACCTGACCCGCAACGGCAACGTCGTGAGCGTGGTCGGAGGTGACCTGGCTGTAGACCTCGGCAGCGGCTACGCTACCGTGCGCGGCCAGCGCCAGGGAGCTGGCAACGTCGCAGTGCTGAACGGCAAACTGTTTGTCTCGGCGCGGGTGATCGCCGCTGGCCTGGGCGGAGAACTCAGTGTGGGAGACGGCAGTGTCCTGACCCTGAGCGCCCAGCCGCGCGGCGCGTTCGTTCCGCGCCCGCCAGCCACACCGCAGCCAGCGGCCCCGACCCCTACAGCGCCTAGACCCAGTTTCCCTGCTCCGTCACCCGCTCCTGTCCCTGGTCCTGTGCAACCCGCGCCGCCACAAGCCCGCTTTTCTACCGACAAGGCCAGCTACGCGCCCGGTGAGCGGATCATCTGGACTGAGTACTCGTACGATCCCGAAGGCGGCGGCCTCACCGCGCGCAACTGGACCGGCAAACAGGACGTGTACTGGGCGCCCGGTAACTATGCGGTGTCCCTGCAAGTCACCAACGGCAAGGGCCAGACTTCGGCCCCATTTAGCCGGACCATCCGGGTGCAGGGTGCGGCAGTAGATACCCCAGTGACCCACGCCCTGCGCTACGGGCAGATCGGGGACCGCTTCGCCGACTCACGGGTGCTGACCTACCCGGCCCTCACCATGGGCCAGCTTAGCCCACGCCCCGTGCCTTTGCTGTTCAGCGACAGTCCCGAAAAGCCCCAGCAAAGTGGTGTGCTGTATCAGGACCAAGTGAGCGGCGAAGCGCGGCTGCTGGGCTATCACGTCAACGATCTGGGCCGCCCGGCGCGGATGTACATCATGATCCGCAACCTGGAGAGCCGCCCGGTCAGCGTGGCTCTGAACCGCCAGGGGGAAACGGCCCCCAGCCGGATTGAGGGCATTCTGGGTCAGGTGACACTGATGGATTACTTCTCCAGTCCCGCACGCAGCACGGTCAACCTGGCCCCCGGTCAGGTCAGTGCCTTGTACGCCAGCCCCACCCTGAACCCCGGACACGGCGTCAGCATCTTGCAGGACCTTCAGAGCAGTGGGCGAGTGGTCGTCAGCTTCGTGATGGCCGAAGCCAGTCTACCGATGAATGACGCCACGCTCCGCAGCCTTCCCTACCTGCCGCTGGACGGACGCCACCAGCGTGGCACCTTCCAGGGAGCGGACCGCCCGATGACGGCGCAACTTGGCCAACTGCCTGCCCGCGTGGTGATCGGGGACGGCCAACACGACCCAGTGCTGACAGGCCGCGACACCGTCACAGGCGCAGGGCAGCGTCTGGCCGGGAACTACGGCGTGCTGTACGACATGGAATTTACGGGGGCCAGCGGTACGGCGATTGCCCTCAGCCCGCGTGGGGGGCTGTACCGCGGCGCCATGCGAATCATTGACGGCGACCTGACCCAGGTCATCAAGCTGCCGCGAGAGGGCAATGCCTTGACTCCCGACGAACCCCATCTGCTGTGGCGCGCCAAATCGGACCGGGTCCGCATTCAGTTCATGCCGTCCAACGGCAGCGCCCTGCCGGTCAATCTGGTCTTTTACCGTCTGCCGGAAGGCACCTACAAGTGGTATCAGCCCTAA
- a CDS encoding metal-binding protein → MTTFAVLGVGAIWASRQGMISVTQVQASHFALAYLAGTFLLSPDLDLSEGRVNSKRNWGILGPLWVPYGMMFSHRGLSHSWLLGPLTRLVYLAILGAIVIGVLRTVWPEMALPAFPEPLEWKVLLPATLGYFLSQWLHLIADGIRPDHGLRRTRRRN, encoded by the coding sequence ATGACCACCTTTGCCGTGCTGGGTGTGGGGGCAATCTGGGCGTCTCGCCAGGGGATGATCAGTGTGACCCAGGTCCAGGCCTCACACTTCGCGCTGGCCTACCTCGCTGGGACATTTTTGCTGTCGCCGGACCTGGACCTCTCCGAAGGTCGGGTCAATTCCAAGCGCAACTGGGGCATTTTGGGGCCGCTGTGGGTGCCCTACGGCATGATGTTCAGCCACCGGGGACTGTCGCACAGCTGGCTGCTGGGGCCGCTGACACGGCTCGTTTACCTGGCCATTCTGGGCGCGATTGTGATCGGGGTGCTGCGGACGGTCTGGCCGGAGATGGCCCTACCTGCTTTTCCGGAGCCGCTGGAGTGGAAAGTGCTGTTGCCCGCCACCCTGGGCTATTTCCTCAGCCAGTGGCTCCACCTGATTGCGGATGGTATCCGCCCGGATCACGGCTTGCGGCGCACACGGCGCAGGAACTAG
- a CDS encoding uracil-DNA glycosylase, whose product MTAFNSQPDLAALAQLEHENKACHACDLRAGCLQVVVADGHPAAELLIIGEGPGGDEDRIGRPFVGRAGQLLDRILAGVDLTRDDAYITNIVKCRPPANRAPTPAESDICTELWLDKQLALLRPKVIVTMGNTPTRHLLGTTQGITRLRGQWHPYRLPGSGLEAALMPMFHPAYLLRNDTRAKGGPKSLTWHDIQEVAGVLRGERPWPLSTAQSSADQPLLL is encoded by the coding sequence ATGACCGCTTTCAATTCCCAGCCTGACCTGGCGGCTCTGGCGCAGCTGGAACATGAGAACAAAGCCTGCCACGCCTGCGACTTGCGGGCGGGCTGTTTGCAGGTGGTGGTGGCTGATGGCCACCCTGCCGCCGAGCTGCTCATTATCGGCGAAGGCCCTGGCGGAGATGAGGACCGGATCGGGCGGCCCTTTGTGGGCCGGGCAGGGCAGTTGCTGGACCGCATTCTGGCCGGGGTGGACCTGACCCGCGACGACGCTTATATCACCAACATCGTCAAATGCCGCCCGCCTGCCAACCGTGCCCCCACCCCCGCCGAGTCGGACATCTGCACCGAGCTGTGGCTTGACAAGCAACTGGCCCTGCTGCGCCCCAAGGTCATCGTGACGATGGGCAACACGCCGACCCGGCACCTGCTGGGGACAACCCAGGGCATCACCCGTCTGCGGGGGCAGTGGCACCCTTACCGCCTGCCGGGCAGCGGCCTGGAAGCAGCCCTGATGCCGATGTTCCACCCCGCTTATCTCCTCCGCAACGATACCCGCGCCAAGGGCGGTCCCAAGAGCCTGACCTGGCATGACATTCAGGAAGTGGCGGGCGTGTTGCGCGGTGAGCGGCCCTGGCCCCTGAGCACAGCGCAGAGCAGCGCAGATCAGCCCTTACTGCTGTAA
- a CDS encoding C40 family peptidase, with amino-acid sequence MKALRTLLISATAALAFSSAADAATYTVRAGDTLYKIAQAHGMGTQQLMQMNSLNSTTIEIGQQLEVSGQARATTAITPAASGGASIRAASNRFLGIPYRLGGNGNGSVDCSSYTQLVFRTMGINLPRTAAGQWRTGYGVSSRNLRAGDLVFFNTTGRGVSHVGIYLGNDQMANANSYYGRSMVERMFGNSYWANRYVGARRVLG; translated from the coding sequence GTGAAAGCACTACGCACCCTCCTGATCTCCGCCACAGCCGCTCTGGCGTTCAGCTCAGCGGCTGACGCTGCCACTTACACTGTCCGTGCAGGCGACACCCTCTACAAAATTGCCCAGGCCCATGGTATGGGTACCCAGCAACTGATGCAGATGAACAGCCTAAACAGCACCACCATCGAAATTGGTCAGCAGTTGGAAGTAAGTGGTCAGGCCCGTGCCACCACCGCCATAACTCCCGCTGCCAGCGGGGGTGCCAGCATCCGCGCTGCGTCCAACCGTTTCCTGGGCATTCCCTACCGCTTGGGCGGCAACGGCAACGGCAGCGTGGACTGCTCCAGCTACACCCAACTGGTCTTCCGGACCATGGGCATCAACCTGCCCCGTACGGCCGCTGGTCAGTGGCGTACCGGCTACGGTGTGAGCAGCCGTAACCTGCGCGCAGGCGACCTGGTGTTCTTCAACACCACCGGACGCGGCGTGAGCCACGTTGGTATTTACCTGGGCAACGACCAGATGGCCAACGCCAACTCCTACTACGGCCGCTCCATGGTCGAGCGTATGTTCGGCAACAGTTACTGGGCCAACCGCTACGTCGGCGCCCGCCGCGTGCTGGGCTAG
- a CDS encoding DMT family transporter, whose product MPSASPASAAFLIALAAALWGLLGIFGKMAQQAGLEPLEVAFWRALLGGGLFALHALGTRQPLPRGADLLWTVLFGLVGVSLFYGAYQLAVQSAGASLASVLLYTAPAFVVLWGWLLLREPTGRREAAAIALTLGGVALISLGGGENIHVSPAALTWGLISGLTYSLYYLYGKLFFGRYSAAGLYALALPIGAAGLLPFTAFSPKTAGAWLTLLGIAVLSTYLAYLAYSAGLRYLSAARASVIASLEPVLAGGMALLLFGERPGVLALVGALGVLGATLLLSGSGTGDQPPQPLRSLTAFLGRPPTRR is encoded by the coding sequence ATGCCTTCTGCCTCGCCTGCTTCTGCAGCCTTTCTGATTGCTCTGGCTGCGGCCCTGTGGGGCCTCCTGGGGATTTTCGGGAAGATGGCGCAGCAGGCTGGACTGGAACCCTTAGAAGTGGCCTTCTGGCGGGCACTGCTGGGTGGGGGCCTCTTTGCGCTACATGCCCTAGGAACACGTCAGCCGCTCCCCCGCGGTGCCGACCTCCTTTGGACCGTGCTCTTTGGCTTGGTGGGGGTCAGCCTCTTTTATGGGGCGTATCAACTGGCGGTACAGAGTGCCGGGGCCAGTTTGGCCAGTGTGCTGCTCTATACGGCTCCGGCCTTTGTGGTGCTGTGGGGTTGGCTCTTGCTGCGCGAACCCACCGGACGGCGTGAAGCGGCAGCCATTGCTCTTACGCTGGGCGGCGTGGCGCTGATCTCGCTAGGCGGCGGCGAAAACATCCACGTCTCCCCCGCTGCCCTGACCTGGGGCCTGATCAGCGGGCTGACCTACAGTCTGTATTACCTGTACGGAAAACTGTTTTTCGGGCGTTATTCGGCAGCAGGACTCTATGCTCTGGCCCTGCCCATCGGAGCAGCAGGCTTATTGCCCTTCACGGCCTTCAGTCCCAAGACCGCGGGAGCCTGGCTGACATTGCTGGGTATCGCGGTGCTGTCTACCTATCTGGCGTATCTGGCCTACAGCGCTGGTCTGCGGTACCTCAGCGCGGCGCGGGCCAGCGTAATCGCCAGCCTTGAACCGGTCCTGGCCGGGGGCATGGCCCTGCTGCTGTTCGGGGAGCGGCCTGGTGTGCTCGCACTGGTAGGGGCACTGGGAGTGTTAGGAGCTACGCTGCTGCTCTCAGGCAGCGGGACAGGCGACCAGCCACCCCAGCCACTCCGGAGTCTTACTGCGTTCCTGGGAAGACCGCCAACCAGAAGGTAA
- a CDS encoding TetR/AcrR family transcriptional regulator → MTKTDRQDQDLARRRRIARAAFELFARSGLEAISAAEIARAAYVSRTNLYRYYPSKLHMLLAHFELTVEETRQAALRRLAEGRSPQTIWSGVAARMADLGVRYHHLVGAVASAALTRQGAGREPEALERPQTALGALVMPVLLSMQRRGELREGVDLRVLSDLVVDSCLLALLQGQHRTPEEVQRDWEDRLSLLLSGALRSGRELVWSP, encoded by the coding sequence ATGACCAAAACGGACCGTCAGGACCAAGACCTCGCCCGGCGCAGACGCATCGCACGCGCCGCCTTTGAGCTGTTTGCGCGCTCAGGCTTGGAAGCGATCAGTGCCGCCGAGATTGCGCGGGCGGCCTATGTGAGCCGGACCAACCTCTACCGCTACTATCCCAGCAAATTACACATGTTGCTGGCTCACTTTGAGCTGACGGTAGAGGAAACCCGCCAGGCCGCGCTACGCCGCTTGGCTGAAGGCCGATCGCCGCAGACCATCTGGAGCGGTGTGGCTGCCCGTATGGCTGACCTGGGGGTGCGCTATCACCATCTGGTGGGGGCCGTGGCGTCCGCTGCACTGACCCGGCAGGGTGCAGGCCGTGAGCCGGAGGCGCTGGAAAGGCCACAGACGGCCCTGGGCGCACTGGTGATGCCGGTGCTGCTCTCCATGCAGCGCCGGGGCGAACTGCGGGAGGGTGTGGACCTGCGAGTCCTGAGTGATCTGGTGGTAGATTCGTGTCTTCTGGCGCTACTTCAGGGGCAACACCGCACTCCTGAAGAGGTGCAGCGTGACTGGGAGGACCGCCTCAGCCTGCTGCTGTCCGGGGCACTCCGCTCAGGGCGTGAGCTGGTCTGGTCCCCCTGA